The Catharus ustulatus isolate bCatUst1 chromosome 16, bCatUst1.pri.v2, whole genome shotgun sequence genome window below encodes:
- the ZP2 gene encoding zona pellucida sperm-binding protein 2: MEVEFSRELSNYSWHVYVVDVSGEEVVSCDHTVDYERLTLNVLFLNCTSLQHGQHQLWLKLMVNDTMGEETNITYSTHCDSIHVDEVTTPVFAGATNCTRDSMAVTFPGLISSLSDENMVPATPMSWNLSVDDGTRIHQLSLGQAMKQGYNFLVDGHNLIFQVAFAATGVVSYKHNDKVLYTVALKLMYGPPEHRLTAESRMLCAPGPAMCNATHMTVAIPAFPGILMDVDVENKSIPMDQLQENGITLDTQSGVRLYISRTVLKSRPGESCSGLQYYMPSLKLAFHFHGETVAMVMHPECPCEQHTPITAVCTQDGFMDFEVLAESTTPLLDLDSLRLRDPVCRPAYKSPLNDRVRFHVPLNGCGTRHWFDGEQIHYENEVRALWTDLPLGTISRDSELRLTVVCSFSNGDASLTIKVDNLSPPPSSVNQGSLSLVLLSYPEDSYRQPYREDQYPIVRYLRQPIFLEVQVLNRNDPNLHLVLDDCWATASQDPRSLPQWNIVVDGCEYDLDSYRTVFHPVGPGVSYANYRQRLEVKTFAFVSGDKALPGLVYFHCSVLICHRFHPDSPLCIPRCPRPSRSKRESGMAAVNSAVVSLGGPIFLVPEEWSAARGSTLLTKEAWVGIAMTAVSALFLATMLLFQAFLKCLKRRAYMVNVVH; encoded by the exons ATGGAAGTAGAGTTTTCCAGAGAGCTTAGTAACTACTCCTGGCATGTGTATGTTGTTG ATGTGAGTGGTGAGGAGGTTGTGTCCTGTGACCACACTGTGGATTATGAGAGGCTGACACTCAATGTCCTGTTTCTCAACTGCACCAGTCTGCAG CACGGTCAGCACCAGCTCTGGTTAAAGCTGATGGTGAATGACACAATGGGAGAGGAGACAAATATCACCTACAGCACTCACTGTGACAGCATTCATGTAGATGAAGTCACTACTCCTGTATTTGCTGGTGCAACAAACTGCACAAGAGACTCCATGGCA GTGACCTTCCCAGGACTCATTTCAAGTCTCAGTGATGAGAATATG GTTCCAGCAACTCCAATGTCCTGGAATCTGTCAGTTGATGATGGAACCAGAATACACCAGCTGAGCCTTGGGCAGGCGATGAAGCAAGGTTATAACTTTCTGGTTGATGGCCACAATCTGATTTTTCAGGTGGCCTTTGCTGCCACTGGAGTTGTGTCCTACAAG CACAATGATAAGGTGCTCTACACTGTGGCACTCAAGCTCATGTATGGCCCTCCTGAGCACAGACTGACTGCAGAGTCAAGAATGCTTTGTGCTCCAG GTCCAGCAATGTGTAATGCAACACACATGACTGTTGCCATCCCAGCCTTTCCAGGGATCCTTATGGATGTGGATGTAGAGAATAAGAGCATCCCCATGGATCAACTTCAGGAAAATGGAATCACTCTGGACACACAGAGTGGGGTCAGGCTGTATATTAGCAGGACAGTCCTGAAGTCCAGG cctggggagagctgcTCAGGACTTCAGTACTACATGCCCTCTTTGAAACTGGCTTTTCACTTCCATGGGGAGACTGTGGCAATGGTGATGCACCCTGAGTGcccctgtgagcagcacacACCAATAA CTGCTGTATGCACCCAGGATGGGTTCATGGATTTTGAAGTCCTTGCTGAAAGCACCACACCCCTGCTGGATTTGGATTCACTCAGACTCAGGGATCCTGTGTGCCGGCCAGCCTACAAGTCCCCTTTGAATGACAGGGTTCGGTTTCATGTCCCACTGAATGGGTGTGGGACCAGGCATTGG TTCGATGGGGAGCAGATTCATTATGAGAATGAGGTGAGAGCATTATGGACAGACCTTCCCCTGGGCACCATCTCAAGGGACAGTGAACTCAG GTTAACAGTTGTGTGCTCCTTCAGCAATGGTGATGCCTCCCTCACTATAAAAGTAGACAACCTTTCTCCTCCACCTTCGTCAGTGAACCAAGGTTCCCTCTCCTTAGTTCTTCTAAGCTACCCAG AGGACTCGTACAGGCAGCCATACCGTGAGGATCAGTATCCCATAGTGAGGTACCTGCGCCAGCCCATCTTCCTGGAAGTTCAGGTCCTGAACCGCAATGACCCCAACCTCCACTTGGTACTGGATGACTGCTGGGCAACAGCCTCACAGGATCCACGATCCCTGCCCCAGTGGAATATTGTTGTAGATGG CTGTGAGTATGACCTGGACAGCTACAGGACCGTGTTTCACCCTGTGGGACCTGGTGTCAGCTATGCTAACTATCGCCAAAGGCTGGAAGTGAAGACTTTTGCCTTTGTATCTGGTGACAAAGCCCTTCCTGGCCTG GTGTACTTCCACTGCAGCGTTCTGATCTGTCACCGTTTCCACCCAGACTCCCCACTGTGCATACCAAGATGCCCGAGGCCGTCTAGAAGCAAGCGAG AAAGTGGGATGGCAGCTGTGAACTCTGCAGTGGTGAGCCTGGGGGGCCCTATCTTCCTCGTGCCAGAAGAGTGGTCTGCAGCCCGAG GGAGCACTCTCCTGACCAAGGAGGCATGGGTTGGCATTGCAATGACTGCTGTCAGTGCTCTCTTTCTGGCCACAATGCTACTGTTTCAGGCTTTTCTTAAGTGCCTAAAGAGAAGAGCATACATGGTAAATGTGGTACATTAA
- the ANKS4B gene encoding ankyrin repeat and SAM domain-containing protein 4B, with amino-acid sequence MSSRYHKAAADGNVDLLKEATRKDLNSSNEDGMTPTLLAAYHGYLEALEVICRRGGDPDKCDIWGNTPLHHAACNGHIHCVSFLINFGANIFALDNDLRTPLEAAASRDRKECVQILDKAATEQNLLNPKKVAKQKAQAQRNVERQIKECEKRQEKHQHEMNRNYIKEKVGTMNSSRGTHSRVKLPGLFSSNSTSTLTKNLKDTLKLKAKKTGNSTRRQETERNGQEDDMGRRSVMHLFDEKEEDELLNDLEEKNLAGNDSQLSIFQRPGLGKIVFGRNLAAEVNPEAVSSEKEGIRVTMASELFQYENAENGGEDDAENSADVPWNEEEVIWDDEEAENTPLEVFLASQMLDEFLPVFMREKIDLDALMLCSDEDLQSIQMELGPRKKILNAVNKRKQALENPGKTADTSL; translated from the exons ATGTCCAGCAGGTatcacaaagcagcagctgatggcAATGTGGACCTGCTGAAGGAGGCCACTAGGAAAGACCTCAACTCTTCTAATGAAGATGGGATGACCCCCACCCTTCTGGCAGCCTACCACGGGTACCTGGAAGCTCTGGAAGTCATTTGCAGGAGGGG GGGTGATCCAGACAAGTGTGACATCTGGGGGAACACACCCCTGCACCACGCTGCCTGCAATGGCCACATCCACTGTGTCTCTTTTCTGATCAACTTTGGGGCCAACATCTTTGCTCTGGACAACGACCTGCGCACTCCCctggaggcagctgccagcagggaccGCAAGGAGTGTGTCCAGATCCTGGACAAAGCTGCCACCGAGCAGAACCTGCTGAACCCTAAGAAGGTCGCCAAGCAAAAGGCCCAGGCCCAGAGGAACGTCGAGAGACAAATCAAGGAATGTGAGAAGCGCCAAGAGAAACACCAGCATGAAATGAACCGGAATTACATCAAAGAAAAGGTTGGCACAATGAATTCTTCCAGAGGAACGCACTCCAGGGTGAAGTTGCCCGGTCTATTTTCTTCAAATAGCACAAGTACTTTAACCAAAAACCTGAAAGATACCCTGAAACTCAAGGCAAAAAAGACAGGCAACAGCACAAGAAGgcaggaaacagaaagaaatggcCAAGAGGATGATATGGGTAGGAGAAGTGTGATGCATTTGTTTGATGAGAAAGAGGAGGATGAATTACTGAATGACCTCGAAGAGAAAAACCTTGCTGGTAATGACAGTCAGCTCTCCATTTTTCAGAGGCCAGGTCTTGGCAAGATTGTGTTTGGGAGGAATTTGGCTGCAGAGGTAAATCCTGAAGCTGTGTCTTCTGAGAAAGAAGGTATAAGAGTTACAATGGCCAGTGAGCTCTTTCAGTATGAAAATGCTGAGAATGGCGGGGAAGATGATGCTGAAAACAGTGCTGATGTCCCTTGGAATGAGGAAGAAGTCATTTGGGATGATGAGGAAGCAGAGAATACACCCCTTGAGGTATTTCTGGCATCACAGATGCTGGACGAGTTCCTTCCAGTCTTcatgagggaaaaaattgaTTTAGATGCCCTAATGCTATGTTCTGATGAAGATCTACAGAGCATTCAGATGGAGCTTGGGCCaagaaagaaaatcctgaaTGCTGTGAATAAGAGAAAACAGGCACTTGAGAACCCTGGAAAAACTGCAGATACTTCCTTATAA
- the CRYM gene encoding ketimine reductase mu-crystallin, whose protein sequence is MGSTPPVFIGAEEVEKHLHRASLLLPALEAALANFSAGAAGGVVQPVRTVLPVPRHGGYLGVMPAYSAADDALTTKLVTFYEHLKDSSVPSHQATVLLFDPSNGTLKAVLDGSVITAKRTAAVSAIATKLLMPAFSEVLCILGAGVQAYSHYDIFTELFTFKEVRIWNRTKERAVKFASSVGGPVRVCSSAQEAVTGADVIVTVTMATTPILFGDWVKPGAHINAVGASRPDWRELDDELMKNSVLFVDSRDAARTESGDVILSGAEIFAELGEVLKGTKPALPEKTTVFKSLGMAVEDTVAAKFVYDAWSAGN, encoded by the exons ATGGGCTCGACTCCGCCCGTGTTCATCGGCGCCGAGGAGGTGGAGAAGCACCTGCACCGCgccagcctgctgctgccgGCGCTGGAGGCCGCCCTGGCCAACTTCtcggcgggcgcggcgggcggcgtGGTGCAGCCGGTGCGCACCGTGCTGCCCGTGCCCCGGCACGGCGG GTACCTCGGAGTCATGCCCGCGTACAGCGCTGCAGACGATGCGCTGACAACCAAGTTGGTGACTTTCTATGAGCACCTGAAGGACTCCTCTGTGCCTTCTCACCAAGCGACTGTCCTCCTGTTTGACCCCAGCAATGGTACTTTGAAAGCT gtcCTGGATGGAAGTGTCATCACAGCAAAACGAACAGCTGCAGTTTCTGCCATTGCTACCAAG TTGTTAATGCCAgcattttctgaagtgctgtgCATTTTGGGAGCTGGTGTTCAAGCATACAGCCATTATGATATCTTCACAGAACTGTTCACATTCAAAGAG GTCAGGATATGGAACCGCACCAAGGAGAGGGCAGTGAAGTTTGCCAGCTCTGTCGGCGGCCCCGTGCGGGTGTGCTCCTCCGCCCAGGAGGCGGTGACAGGGGCTGATGTGATCGTGACAGTCACTATGGCAACAACTCCCATCCTCTTTGGGGACTGGGTGAAGCCAGGTGCCCACATCAATG CTGTTGGAGCAAGCAGACCAGACTGGAGAGAACTGGATGATGAGCTGATGAAgaattctgttctgtttgtggATTCCAGAGATGCTGCTCGTACAGAATCGGGAGATGTTATTTTATCAGGG GCGGAGATTTTTGCTGAGCTGGGGGAGGTATTGAAGGGTACAaaaccagccctgcctgagAAAACAACAGTGTTTAAATCGTTGG GGATGGCAGTTGAAGACACAGTAGCAGCAAAATTTGTTTATGATGCATGGTCAGCTGGTAACTAA